A genomic region of Halomonas aestuarii contains the following coding sequences:
- a CDS encoding TRAP transporter large permease yields the protein MSPEMLTLFMFSGLLIGLFMGHPLAFVLGGMAVLGAWLGPGANTLGIIINNIYGNAMDNYVLVAIPLFILMARFLNDSGVTEKMFDTMRLLLANLRGGLALTVVVVSVLLAATTGIVGASIAVMGMIALVPMLKYGYNKQLSTGVIMASGCLGILIPPSIMLILMASYSPVSVGALFAGALVPGLMLGVMYALYVLVICHIKPSYGPLVPAEEQAENSTRELLVMLGKYVLPPMALILGVLGSLFTGIATATEASAIGVTIAFLLFLIFGDRKASTCYNTLIEASKTTTMVMLVLVGATAFTGVFSIGGGMEVIHEVVMAMPGGNVGALILMFFLVFILGMFLDWTGIVLLSFPIMLPIIDSMGVDVLWFVVMVAVVLQTSFLTPPFGYALFYLKGVAPKGVETLDLYRAVIPFCALIVLACLLMAFFPVLVTGLPSMLIGY from the coding sequence ATGAGCCCCGAAATGCTCACCCTGTTCATGTTCAGCGGCCTGCTGATCGGCCTGTTCATGGGCCATCCGCTGGCCTTCGTGCTGGGCGGCATGGCCGTTCTGGGTGCCTGGCTCGGCCCCGGCGCCAACACGCTCGGCATCATCATCAACAACATCTACGGCAACGCCATGGACAACTATGTCCTGGTGGCGATCCCGCTGTTCATCCTCATGGCCCGCTTCCTCAACGACTCGGGGGTCACCGAGAAGATGTTCGACACGATGCGCCTGCTGCTCGCCAACCTGCGCGGCGGCCTGGCGCTGACGGTGGTGGTCGTCTCGGTGCTGCTGGCCGCCACCACCGGCATCGTCGGCGCCTCCATCGCGGTGATGGGCATGATCGCCCTGGTCCCGATGCTCAAGTACGGCTACAACAAGCAGCTCAGCACGGGCGTGATCATGGCCAGCGGCTGCCTGGGCATCCTGATCCCGCCGAGCATCATGCTCATCCTGATGGCCAGCTACTCGCCGGTCTCGGTGGGGGCGCTGTTCGCCGGCGCCCTGGTGCCCGGCCTGATGCTCGGGGTGATGTACGCCCTCTACGTGCTGGTGATCTGCCACATCAAGCCCTCCTACGGCCCGCTGGTGCCGGCGGAGGAGCAGGCGGAGAACAGCACCCGCGAGCTGCTGGTCATGCTGGGCAAGTACGTGCTGCCGCCCATGGCGCTGATCCTCGGGGTGCTGGGCTCGCTGTTCACGGGCATCGCCACCGCCACCGAGGCCTCGGCCATCGGCGTGACCATCGCCTTCCTGCTGTTCCTGATCTTCGGTGACCGCAAGGCCTCGACCTGCTACAACACCCTGATCGAGGCCAGCAAGACCACCACCATGGTGATGCTGGTGCTGGTCGGCGCCACCGCCTTCACCGGGGTCTTCTCCATCGGCGGCGGCATGGAGGTGATCCACGAGGTGGTGATGGCCATGCCGGGCGGCAACGTCGGGGCGCTGATCCTGATGTTCTTCCTGGTCTTCATCCTGGGCATGTTCCTGGACTGGACCGGCATCGTCCTGCTGAGCTTCCCGATCATGCTGCCGATCATCGACAGCATGGGCGTCGACGTGCTGTGGTTCGTGGTAATGGTCGCCGTGGTGCTGCAGACCTCGTTCCTCACGCCGCCGTTCGGCTATGCGCTCTTCTACCTGAAGGGGGTGGCCCCCAAGGGGGTCGAGACCCTCGACCTCTACCGGGCGGTGATCCCGTTCTGCGCGCTGATCGTGCTGGCCTGTCTGCTGATGGCCTTCTTCCCGGTGCTGGTGACCGGCCTGCCGTCGATGCTGATCGGCTACTGA
- a CDS encoding ABC transporter permease, with protein MPFTVWNALTIGIALIVALPVIVVLAHLFMPTDGIWQHLGSTVLPRYLGNTLFLVVTVGLGTFVIGTGTAWLVVMCRFPGRRLFEWGLLLPLAVPTYVIAYAYTDFLQFAGPLQTWLRETFGWSAGDYFFPDIRSLWGAATLITLVLYPYVYMLARAAFLEQSVCVLDVGRTLGRGPWRLFTSVALPLARPAIVGGVSLALMETLNEFGAVQYFGVDTFTTGIYRTWFGMGEQVAAAQLAACLLAFVIALVLLERWSRGKRRYFHTTGRYQHLPEFVLHGWRAWATTLACLVPVLLGFLIPCALLGYLSFQGGDSLFGAAFLEFAGNSLLLAALASVVAVSLALLLSYGARLNPGRVTRVATRVAAMGYAVPGSVVAVGILIPFVWMDHQINDLMKGQFGIVVGLLLSGSAFILIYAYLVRFLAVSFNAIEASLGKVTPSMDAASRTLGQTASGTLRKVHTPIMRGSLIAAGILVFVDVMKELPATVILRPFNFDTLAIRAHSLAADERLAEASTSSLAIVAVGILPVVLLSIAMRRSRPGSR; from the coding sequence ATGCCCTTCACCGTCTGGAATGCGCTGACCATCGGCATCGCCCTGATCGTCGCGCTGCCGGTCATCGTGGTGCTGGCGCACCTGTTCATGCCCACCGACGGCATCTGGCAGCACCTGGGCAGCACGGTGCTGCCCCGCTACCTGGGCAATACCCTCTTCCTGGTGGTGACGGTGGGCCTCGGCACCTTCGTCATCGGCACCGGCACCGCCTGGCTGGTGGTGATGTGCCGCTTTCCGGGACGCCGGCTCTTCGAGTGGGGGCTGCTGCTGCCGCTGGCGGTGCCGACTTACGTGATAGCCTATGCCTACACGGACTTCCTGCAGTTCGCCGGCCCGCTCCAGACCTGGCTGCGCGAGACCTTCGGCTGGTCGGCCGGCGACTACTTCTTCCCGGACATCCGCTCGCTGTGGGGGGCGGCGACCCTGATCACCCTGGTGCTCTACCCCTACGTCTACATGCTGGCCCGGGCGGCCTTCCTGGAGCAGTCGGTGTGCGTCCTGGACGTGGGGCGGACCCTGGGACGCGGCCCCTGGCGGCTGTTCACCAGCGTGGCCCTGCCGCTGGCGCGCCCGGCCATCGTCGGGGGGGTGTCGCTGGCGTTGATGGAGACCCTCAACGAGTTCGGGGCGGTGCAGTACTTCGGCGTCGACACCTTCACCACCGGCATCTACCGCACCTGGTTCGGCATGGGTGAACAGGTGGCCGCGGCCCAGCTCGCCGCCTGCCTGCTGGCCTTCGTGATCGCCCTGGTGCTGCTGGAGCGCTGGTCCCGGGGCAAGCGGCGCTACTTCCACACCACGGGCCGCTACCAGCACCTCCCCGAGTTCGTGCTCCACGGCTGGCGGGCCTGGGCCACCACCCTCGCCTGCCTGGTCCCGGTGCTGCTCGGCTTCTTGATCCCCTGCGCCCTGCTGGGCTACCTCTCGTTCCAGGGTGGGGATTCGCTGTTCGGTGCCGCCTTCCTGGAGTTCGCCGGCAACAGCCTGCTGCTGGCGGCGCTCGCGTCGGTGGTGGCCGTGAGTCTCGCCCTGCTGCTGAGCTACGGGGCAAGGCTCAACCCCGGCAGGGTCACCCGGGTGGCCACGCGCGTCGCCGCCATGGGCTATGCGGTGCCGGGCTCGGTGGTGGCGGTGGGCATCCTGATCCCCTTCGTGTGGATGGACCACCAGATCAACGACCTCATGAAGGGGCAGTTCGGGATCGTCGTGGGGCTGCTGCTCAGCGGATCGGCGTTCATCCTGATCTACGCCTACCTGGTGCGCTTCCTGGCCGTCTCCTTCAACGCCATCGAGGCGAGCCTCGGCAAGGTGACGCCGAGCATGGATGCGGCCTCACGGACGCTGGGGCAGACGGCGAGCGGCACCCTGCGCAAGGTGCATACTCCCATCATGCGCGGCAGCCTGATCGCCGCTGGCATCCTGGTCTTCGTGGACGTGATGAAGGAGCTGCCGGCCACGGTGATCCTGCGCCCCTTCAACTTCGATACCCTGGCCATCCGGGCCCACAGCCTGGCCGCCGACGAACGCCTGGCCGAGGCCTCGACCTCGTCACTGGCCATCGTGGCAGTAGGCATCCTCCCGGTGGTCCTGCTCAGCATCGCCATGCGCCGCTCCCGCCCCGGCAGCCGCTGA
- a CDS encoding ABC transporter ATP-binding protein yields the protein MTSQPILSPDATADAAPVLAMHQIRHAYQQHLAVEDVSLEVKPGEIVCLLGPSGCGKSTLLRIAAGLERVQQGSVALGGESMGSGRSHVPPEKRNVGLAFQDSALFPHLSVLDNVAFGLESLPAQQRRRRAYELLELLGMERYARVFPHMLSGGQQQRIALARALAPAPQLMLLDEPFSSLDARLRDRIRDDTLHVLKKVGAGVLLVTHDPEEAMFMADRIVLMREGRVVQAGTPLELYCTPADPFVVTFFGEVNELEGRVVDGRVVTPVGDVSGQDLPEGSRVRVMIRPEALRVVPLDEPPEHHHSHIIMAKLLGRTSMLHICAHTPDGEESHLHARAPGVFLPREGQPIMIGLDASQVFVFPLEPSAAAGAGAAHGDAEQDHREDAYCHDGQ from the coding sequence ATGACCAGCCAACCGATCCTTTCCCCCGACGCGACGGCGGATGCGGCGCCCGTGCTCGCCATGCACCAGATCCGCCATGCCTACCAGCAGCACCTGGCCGTGGAGGACGTCTCCCTGGAGGTCAAGCCCGGGGAGATCGTTTGTCTGCTGGGCCCCTCTGGCTGCGGCAAGTCCACCCTGCTGCGGATCGCCGCAGGGCTCGAGCGTGTCCAGCAGGGGAGCGTGGCGCTGGGCGGCGAGTCGATGGGGAGCGGCCGCTCCCATGTCCCGCCGGAGAAGCGCAACGTCGGCCTCGCCTTCCAGGATTCGGCCCTGTTCCCGCACCTGTCGGTGCTCGACAACGTGGCCTTCGGTCTCGAGTCGCTGCCCGCGCAGCAGCGCCGTCGCCGGGCCTACGAACTGCTGGAGCTGCTGGGCATGGAGCGCTATGCGCGGGTCTTCCCGCACATGCTGTCGGGGGGGCAGCAGCAGCGGATCGCCCTGGCCCGGGCGCTGGCGCCAGCCCCGCAGCTGATGCTGCTCGACGAACCCTTCTCCAGCCTCGACGCCCGCCTGCGCGACCGCATCCGCGACGATACCCTGCACGTGCTGAAGAAGGTCGGCGCGGGCGTGCTGCTGGTGACCCATGATCCCGAGGAGGCCATGTTCATGGCCGATCGCATCGTGCTGATGCGCGAGGGACGGGTGGTCCAGGCCGGGACGCCGCTGGAGCTCTACTGCACTCCGGCCGACCCCTTCGTGGTCACCTTCTTCGGCGAGGTGAACGAACTCGAGGGACGGGTGGTGGACGGCAGGGTGGTGACCCCGGTGGGGGACGTCTCCGGCCAGGACCTGCCGGAGGGCAGTCGGGTGCGGGTGATGATCCGGCCCGAGGCCCTGCGGGTGGTGCCGCTGGACGAGCCTCCCGAGCACCACCACAGCCACATCATCATGGCCAAGCTGCTGGGCCGCACCAGCATGCTGCACATCTGTGCCCACACCCCCGACGGCGAGGAATCCCACCTGCACGCCCGCGCCCCGGGGGTCTTCCTGCCCCGGGAGGGCCAGCCGATCATGATCGGCCTGGATGCCTCCCAGGTGTTCGTCTTTCCCCTCGAGCCCTCAGCGGCTGCCGGGGCGGGAGCGGCGCATGGCGATGCTGAGCAGGACCACCGGGAGGATGCCTACTGCCACGATGGCCAGTGA